The region CACCTCGGAGTAGAAGGCTGCCAGTTTCATCGTGTCCGGGCAGTCGATGATGAAATCGGTGAGTCGCAGCATCCCGCGATCGTGTCACAAGATCAAGGAAGCCTTGCCTGTCGCGAAGCCGTCTGCCCTGCTGCGCGACGCCCCGGGTGAATCATCTCAGGACGGATTGAACTCCTCCCCGGCCTGAAGGCGGGTTGACACACGCGTATCTGATCTTGTCCCGGGCCGCCGGGTCGCGGTGGCCGCACCGGTGGCAGGTCTGTGACGTGCCCGGGGCGGGAACCTTCACAGGCCGACGACCTTCTTCACCTCGAAGCCGGCGTCGATTTTGGCGGCGGCGGCCGGGAGGAAGGCGCTGAGTTCGGCGCGCCGGTCGTGGGCCTGCATCTGGCGGCGCAGTTCGGCCAGGAACAGGGTGAAGTTCTGCCTGTCCTCGGCCCGGATGACGTTGCCGTCGTTTCCGGCGGAGCCGGGCCATTCCCAGTCGAGGTCGATGCCGTCGAACACGCCGGTCGCGGCGCCGGTGGGCAGGCCGGGCAGGTTGCCCTTGAGCCACAGGTCGACGCAGGAGGCGGCGAGCCTGGCCCGGGAGGCGGGGGTGAGCACGGCGTCGGAGAAGTACTTCGATCCGGTCCAGCCGCCGAGGGAGATGAGGACCTTGAGGCCGGGGTGGCGGGCCTTGAGCTTCCTGCGCTGGCCGAGGTTGCCCTTGAGCGGCTGGTCGTCGGCGTCGGCGACGCCGTCGACGCTCTGCTCGGCGGGCACCGGGCGCTGCCAGTCGGCCCAGGGATCGGCCGAGTAGCAGGTGCCCTCGGGGCCGACGAAACCGAAGGCGTAGTTGAGATGGGTCAGCTTCGCCGCCGCCCCGCTGACGTCCACGTCCCGAACATGGAAATTCCGGCCCTAGTACTGCCCTTAGCGCAACATGTCATTGTTGGAATGTCGGCCCAGGGCTTGGCGACCACCATCTAGCACGATTTCCCGCCTGACGTGCTCCGATGCTGTCATGCTGCCGTATCTAGCATCGTCAGCACTTACCGCCAAGCCCGAAGACAGCGACAGACGACCACGTATCGGCGAGGACTTTCTCTACAGGGTCAAGGGGCTCGCTTCGCTCGCCCACGGCCGCTCGGCGGCCTGGTGGGCTTGCGCATGCGGCCCTGGAGGGCCGTACGCGCCCGCCGCCGCCCGCGTCCGGGCCGGAAGGCGACGATTGCGTTCTATCCGCGTGTCCGCCTTTTGGGTAAGGGCGCCTTCGATGATCTCTTCCAAGGCTTGGTCGAGACCGCTCCGCCATATCTGCAGGCATTACGCTGACTGTGCGATCCTTTGAGGCGGCGCTTGCGAGGCGGGATGGACAGGTTCGACATTGGCCGTTTGACGGACTTCGACATTTCTACCGCCGCCAAGCACGGCACCGACCTCATGACCGCCATCCGCGACGCCCTGCTCGGCCGCGCCTGGATCCCCCCCGACCGTATGCATTCAGCACTTCGTGATCATGCTGGTGTGAGCGCCGCCTGGGCGGTGGGATGATCTTTGGGTGTCGAAGACCCCGGATCGCCGCCCGTCGTATGACGAGCTGGCCTCGCTGGTGGTCCGGCAGATGGCCACGATCGAGGCCCAGCGGGAGACGATCGCGCAGCTGGAAGCGACCGTCGAGAGGTTGAGCGCGCGGGTCGCGGAGTTGGAACGCAGGCAGAGCCGCAACTCAGGGAACTCGTCGTTACCGCCGTCCAGCGACACCTTTGTCCGCCCCGACAAGAAGCCGCCGGCCAAGAGCGGGCGCAAACGGGGACGTCAGCCTGGTGCACCGGGAAGCGGCCTGGCGATGGTGGACGACCCGGACGAGGTCGAAGACCACCTCCCAGCCGCGTGTGGCGGATGTGGGAAGGAACTGTCGACTGGCGACAGTGTCGGCTACTCGCGCCGCCAGGTCCGCGATATCCCCCTGGTGACGGTCACGGTGACCGAGCATCGGGCGCATCGCTGCCGATGTCGCGGATGCGGCCGCCTCACCAGCGCGGCCATGCCCGAGAAAGTAGCGGGCGCGCCGTCGTCGTACGGACCGAATCTGCGTGCGCTGGCGGCGTACTTGCTGGTGTTCCAGCACCTACCGGTAGAACGCTGCGCCCAGCTGATCGCCGACGTCACCGGAGCCCGGGTCTCGCCCGGCTGGGTGTCGTCTGTACTGGCCGAGGCCGCAGCCCTGGTCGCCGACAGCATCAAAGTGATCCGTGCGCTGCTGACCCTCACGCATGTGCTGCACGTCGATGAGACCACCACGAGGATCGGGGCGAGACGCCGCTGGCTGCACGTGGCCTGCACCGCCACCTTGACCCTGCTCGGGCTGGGCGAACGCTCCCGCCGGGGCGTCAACTCCCTTCGGGTCCTGCCCGAGTTCCGGGGCGTGCTGGTGCATGACTCCCTCGCCTTGTACGACGGCTACCCTCACGCCCGGCACCAACTATGCGGAGCCCACCTGGTCAGGGAGCTGACCGCCGCGGCAGAAGACCACCCCGCACAGCGGTGGCCGGCTCAGATCCGCTGGGCGTTGGCCGAGCTGAACAAACAGGCCGTCAAGGCCCGTGAGAGCGGGCTTGCAGAGATCCCACCCGAACGCGCGCGGGTCTACCTCGAATCCTTCCACCGCGGGATCACGGTCGGGCTGTCACTGCATCCCCGCGCGCCAGGACGGAAACAGTCCCCGGCCCGCAACCTGCTCGAACGCCTGCGGGACCGGACCGCTGACGTGCTGCGCTTCGCCGACTTCCCCGGTTGGGTGCCGTTCACCAACAACACGGGCGAGCGCGCGCTGCGCCCGGTCAAGACCCAGGTGAAGATCTCCGGCTGCCATCAATCCGAAGACGGCGCCGCGTACTGGCTTACTGTCCGCTCCTACCTCGACAGCGCCCGCAAGCATGGGCTCAGTGCCTTCGAGGCGATCCACCGCGCCTTCACCGGCAACCTCTGGATGCCACCCGTCGCACTCGACACGTGATCAGCAAATATCACCCAGCGTCACAGAACCTTCTGAATGCTTACCCCCGACCCGGCCTGATTCGCAGGCTACCACCCGCAATCACGTACGCCCATCAGCGATCACATAACGCGATCACTCAACACCGGAATGCGTCGGACGTGAATGCTTACCTCGGGACAGGCAGCGGTGAGGTCGTCCAACATGCTTCGGTGCTTCTCTCGTACTCTTCTTCGCGGGCGCGGCCCTTGTTCGCCTGGTTAGTCTCACGTGGCCTCAAAGGGCGCCGGAAGCAAGTCCTCGACGACGCCAAGTGATAGCGAGGCGGCTCCCGGGACACTTCCCGGGGGCCGCCTGGATTTCTCTCCGTCTAGAAACTAGGGGCAGGTAGGTATGGCTTTTGTGGGATTATCGACGTAGGCACTATAGATCCACCCGGTAGGGTCGCTGTAGTACCACAGGTTTCCAGCCGAATTCACCCACTTGCACCTGATCCAGAGCACCTCACCATAACCATAATGACCGGTGATGTCGCACGCTGCAGCTGGTCCGGTATGGGTCGCAGCCGGCGTGGTTTTTATGACGTGAACACTTCCCGGGCTGGAACCAGCTGGCCACCAGTTACATCCACCCACGGTGGCTTGGGATGCAGGTGCGACTGCGGGTGCCTTCCCAGCGGCGTGCGCAGTCGGCATGAACGCCATAGCAGCCATGACCGATGCTGCAGTGACGAGAAATCTGGCTCTGACCACTCAGTCCTCCATGGACGTCTATTTCCGGGGTCGCGTGGTTCCCGAATATAGAGATATCATCCGGCCCTCAGAACCGCTAGAGGGCTTTAACGAATGACGTTATGCAGTTGTATCGTTACGGTGTGATGACAGGAGGCTGGTCGTCGTTCATACCTGGTAACCATTCAGAAGTTCGGTAAGCAATCAGAAGGTTCTGTGACGCTGGGTGATATGCGCTGATCAGGCGTCGAGTGCGACGGGTGGCATCCAGAGGTTGCCGGTGAAGGCGCGGTGGATCGCTTCGAAGGCGCTCAGCCCGTGCTTGCGGGCGCTGTCGAGGTAGGAGCGGACGGTCAGCCAGTGCGCGGCGCCGTCTTCGGATTGATGGCAGCCGGAGATCTTCACCTGGGTCTTGACCGGGCGCAGCGCGCGCTCGCCCGTGTTGTTCGTGAATGGCACCCAGCCGGGGAAGTCGGCGAAGCGCAGCACGTCACCGGCCCGGTCCCGCAGGCGTTCCAGCAGGTTACGGGCCTGGGATTGTTTGCGTCCCGGCGCGCGGGGATGCAGCGACAGCCCGACCGCGTTCCCCCGGTGGAAGGCTTGCAGGTAGATCCGTACACGCTCGGGTGGGATCTCGGTCAACCCGCTGTCGCGGGCCTTGATGGCCTGTTTGTTCAGCTCGGCCAGTGCCCAGCGGATCTGTGCCGGCCACCGCTGCCCGGGGTGGTCTTCGGCCGCGGCGCTTAGCTCTCTGACCAAGTGGGCTCCGCACAGTTGGTGCCGGGCGTGCGGGTAGCCGTTGTACAGCGACAGCGAGTCGTGCACCAGCACGCCCCGAAACTGTGGCAGAACACCGAGGGAGTTGGCTCCCTGGCGGGAGCGTTCGCCCAGGCCGAGCAGGGTCAAGGTGGTCGTGCAGGCCACGTGCAGCCAGCGGCGCCTCGCCCCGATCCGGGTGGTGGTCTCATCGACGTGCAGCACATGCGTGAGCGTCAACAGCGCGCGGATCAGCGTGATGCTGTCGGCGACCAGGGTGGCGGCCTCGGCCAAGACGGACGATACCCAGCCGGGCGAGACCCGTGCTCCGGTGACGTCGGCGATCAGCTGGGGGCAGCGTTCCACCGGCACATGCTGAAACACCAGCAGGTACGCGGCCAGGGCGCGTAGATTCGGCCCGTACGACGACGGCGCGCCCGCCACCATCTCGGGCATGTCCGCGCTGGTTACAGCACCGCACCCGCCACAACGGCAGCGATGCGCCCGATGCTCGGTCACCGTAACGGTGACCAGGGGAATGTCGCGAACCTGGCGGCGGGTGTACCCGACGCTGTCGGTGGCCGACAGCTTTTTCCCGCATCCGCCGCAGGCGGCCGGGACGTGGTGTTCGACCTCGTCCGGGACCTCGACCATGGCCAGGCCGCTTCCCGGCGCGCCGGGCTGGCGGCCCCGTCTGCGCCCGCTCTTGGCCGGCGTCTTCTTATCCGGCCGGACGAAGGTGTCGCTGGACGGTGGTAACGACGAGTTCCCTGAGTTGCGGTTCTGCCTGCGTTCCAGCTCGGCGACCCGCGCGCTCAACCTCTCGACGGTCGCTTCCAGCTGCGCGATCGTCTGCCGCTGGGCCTCGATCGTGGCCATCTGCCGGACCACCAGCGAGGCCAGCTCGTCATACGACGGGCGGCGATCCGGGGTCTTCGACACCCAAAGATCATCCCACCGCCCGGGCGATCCTCACGCCACCATGATCACGAACTTCTGAATGGTTACCTCTGATTGGCGGTTCATGGTCCGCCCCCGCTGCTCGATTGTTCGTGGCCCTTGGTCGGTGTCAACGCCGTCTATGCGGGTTGGGTGTGCGGTTGCGGTGTACGTCGTTGGTGGACGGACACGCGAAGACGGCATTGACACCTCGGTCGGGCCACTGATGTCGGCAGCTATCGGGGGCGGGGGAGGAGTGGCGCGGGTTGTGAACGCGAGCGCGGCCCCGCCCGAGGTGAGCGGGGCCGCGTGAGGGCTGGACCGTCTATCGCATCTCGCCGAGGAGCAGGGCATGCCACACCCTGCGGGCCTCCTCGATCGACCAGCGGTGTGTCTCCTCGACCTTTGGTGTGGGTTCGGTCTGGGTGGTCTTGCGGATGAACGCCTGCCCACCGGCCTGGAGTAGTTCGTAGACGACGGCTCGGCAGTCGCACGTCCACGCGAGCGCCCGCACTCGCCGGACTCCTTCGAACGGTTCGTGCCAGACGAGTTTCACGTGATCTTTTTGGCGCATCTCCCAGTGCGGACTCAGGCACTCGTCCAAGTGTGGGATGGAGGCCGCCATCAGTACTGCCGCCTTACCGTGTCCCGCCGTTGGCCCAGCCGGCGATCCAGCGGACGGCGGACTGTGGTTGGTCGACCGTGGACAGCGGAACGACGGTCCCGGACTTCGGTAGCTTGATCAGGAAGCGGCGGGGCTTGTGCTTCTGGTCGATGGTGACCGTCGCGACTTGTCCGCCGAGGCCGTAGATGTCCAGCTCCGAGACTGCCGGGTCCCAGACGGGGAGCCCGGTCATCCGCAGGGTGATGTGGCTGATGAGCCGGGTACGGACCTCTTGGGATCGGAGTAGGTCGCTGAGGGCGGCCAGGATGCCCGCTTGCTGGTCGGCGGTCCGGTTGCTGATCGTGTTGTGACGCATGGCTCTCCCATCTGTCTCGCTGACGGGTTGAGCGTACGCCAACCTTCCTAGTCCTACCTAGTCCTTCTCCTAGGTACCTCTAGGTACCTGTGGTAACGACATGGAACGCTTTCGTTCCTACTCTTGAGCCCGTGATCGAGTTCCGGCCTGACCAGCTCAAATGGGAAGCCGTCCTCGAAGAGATACGACGCCGTATCCGGACGGGCGAATACCAGGTGGGACACCCCATCCCTGGCGAACCCCGCATGGCCGAAGAGTTCGGCATCGCCAAGGGCACCGCACGCCGCGTCATCAACGAACTGCTCAAAGCAGGTGACGTCTACACCGTGCTCGGCAAAGGCACCTTCGTCGCCGACCCCGAGACCGGCGGCCCGCCCAGGAGAGACACCGAAGACGAGTGAAGGCCCCCGAACGAATTCAGGGGCCTTCTGCCTTCTATCGGTTGTCAGCGAGACGATGGAAGGCGCACCAAGCGTAGAGCCGACGAGCCAGAGGCAGTAGCCACCCCCGGTGGCGCCGTCGGCCCAACCGCTTCGCGGCCCTTCGGGTGCCTACGGCATTGCGCCGGCCGCACCACTCCCGCACCCACATCTCCGCCGGTCAGGCCGACTCTCCCCGCTCACGAGCGATCCGGCGCGCGGTGGCGACGCGTTGCCGGATCATCTCGGCCCACAGGTGTTCGCCGTGCCGGTAGCCGCTCCCAGCGAAACGCCACTCACCAACCGTCACCGTCTCCCGCTCGGCAGGATCAGGCAGGCCGCGCCGTTCCCGAGCCCGTTCGGCCTGGTGATCGGCCCGCACCTGGCGCAGCGCGCCGAGCGTGGTCGAGTAGTGACGGCTCTTGGTCGAGAAGTGGCCCCGATAGCCGAGCATGTGCGCCCACCGCCGCAACGGGACCAGCCGGTAGGCCGGATCGATTGCCAACGCGAAGCAGGTGTAGATCATGCGCCGGGCATGCTCGGTGACGTCGAGCCGCGCGACATCGGCGACCTCCCGGATCGGCCGGTCCACGGTCCCGGCTGACTCGGCCCCCTTCGTCGCGTACTTCGCGATGTAGGCCGCCACCCGCTGATCCGCGAGCCCTTCCAACGAGGTCGCGACATAGATGGGGTCCACGTCCAGTTGCGTTCCCCACCGGCCGACGAACAACGGGTCATCGTCCGGCACGGGAACGGACACCGCAGCCGCGGCTGCCCGAATCGCCTCCCGGAGCACCGGCACCGTCGCCCAGTCCGGCGGCCGATCCGATGGGCCATTATGTCCGTCGAGACGGATCACCGCGTGGAAGTGGACCAGGCCCCGCGCCTGATACTCGGCCACCTTCGCGTACGACAGCCGCAGCCGCCGCCGCAGCTCGGCCCGTGAAACGCCGAGATGCCGCGCGAAAGTCGCTGGTAGCGCCTGCGTGAACCGCCGCCACAGCTCGCCCGCGTGCGCATTCCACAGGACCGCGCCCCGGTAGTCGTAGCAGTCCACGCAGATCGGCTGCCCGACCTGGGGGTCATCGTCGGCATGCCGGACCCCGCAGCCTTCCGGCCTGCCGTGCTCGCACACCGTGTTGTCCCTCCGAGGACGACACGGCAGCACCTTGTCACCCTTCTGTCGCCGAGCGTGGACCGCGCCGAACGAGGGGGCCGTGAACGTGGCGAACACGCGGGGATGGGCGCTCACGTCCTCGGGGACGCCCTTGCCGCCGCGCAGGCCGGACAGGATCAGGTGATAGGTATCGTCCCGGTAGACCTCCGAGCAGGCCGGGCACCGGGACGCGCGACGGTTGCCGCACGCCGTCAGCAGGTACCCGGTCGGCTCGTCGGCCGTCCGGTAGACGTCCAGCACTTCCAGCCCGGCATCGAAGGTGATCCGGTGACCCTGCAGCCGGATCGGTTGTGCACAGCCGCCCGTCGCGCGCACCATCTCCTGCCACCGGGCGAAGTCCGGCATGGCGGCGCGCTGGGCGGCGGCGAGGACATCGGGGGAGAGCGGAGGGAGTTCGCTCACGCGGCGTCCCTCCCGCTGTCGGAGGCGGTGTCGTGCGCGTCGCCGACGTACTCGGCACCGTGGATGGCGGCGAGCCGCCGCCACTTGTTGACGCCCCACCGGGGCGAGCGTTCGAGCTGCCGCTTGCACCACTCCTCAGCGAGCGCAGCCATTGGACCCAGTTCCTCGGGTACCAGCGGAGACCTCCTTTCCTCGTAGGAAGCCCCCTCGCGCGAACCCGGGAAAGACAAAGCACCAGCGCAGAGCAGACCGAAGGCAGGTCTGTAGTGCGGTGGTGCTTTCAGCGAGGCGATATGTGGAGTGTTTTATGCGACGGTGAACCGGTGAGCACGTCCAGGGGGCCTACCGCTCAATGCCACTAACTTTGATCATTAGTGCTGATCAAGCGGCCTCGGGTTGCATGACAGCAGGGGCGGTATGACCGGTGGCGAGCGCGATGACGGGTGCTTTCGCGGGTTGGGTGGACTTGGGGTTCAGGAGCCAGAACGTGATGACGGTCCGCGGTGGCAGCGGGCTCTTCGCCGGATCCTTCTGACGGGGAAAGCGGCGTCCCGAGCGGCGTTGTTCGCGGCGGAACGATCGGGTGCGCCGGGTTTCGGGGAGCAGATGACGCGGGTCGGTGATCTCGTAGATGACGTCGTCGACGAGATCGTCGAGTTCAGCGGGGGGAAAACGCCGCCTCGTCGCTGGCGTGGCGGCGGACGGCTTGGGCGGTGCGGGTGAAGGAGATCCGATCTGGGTCAAGACGGGCCCGTTCGGCGGCGGTGGTGATCAGGTGCCGGATCGCCTGGTAGACGCAGAGCAGGGCGTAGACCTCTTGGCGGACCATGTCGGGGCTCTTGGAGCGCAGGACCACCTCTGGTCCGCCGCGCAGCCGGGTTTCCACATCGCCGATCACGGTTTCGGCCTCCCAGCGTTCGGCGTAGCGGTCGGGGAACTCGCGCAGGGGGTACTGCTCGATGTCGAGCAGTGTGGTGGCCAGGCAGAACAGTTCGCTTTCCGGGGCGTCGCCGGTGGCCGGGCGTGGGTCGTCGGGGTCGGCGGACACGCTGTATTCGATGATCCGGACGCTGATGCCGGGGATGCCGGCCGGGTCGGTTTTCTTGCGGCGCAGGCGGCGCGCCTGGTCGGGGTCGGCGATCCGCGATCGGTAGGTGCCGTCGTCCAGGACCTCAAGGATGGGCAGGTCAACGCCGGCTTTCACGCGGAAGATCGCGTGCGCGCCGGTCGCGGTGATGGCGGCCAGGTCTTCGTGCGACAAGAACAGCCGGTCGGCCACCACCAGGTCGTTTTCGCCGAGTTTCGGCCACAGCTTACGGGCCAGGGTCTGCTCGCCGTCGGCCAGCGGCCCGACCTCGGCTCCTTGCAGGGTCCGGGTTCCGGTCTCCGCGAGCGCCACGACACGCACCTGGGGGAACGCGCCTTCGCTCTTGTCGTTGCCCGGACGGCCGAACTCGGCGTCGTTGTCCGGCGTGGCCTGCACGTTCATGGTGAACCCGTCGATCGCCAGCGTGCGCAGCCCGCGCCAGTACGCCCACGGCGCCTGCTCGGGTGTGGCGGTCAGCGGCGTCATCGACATCGCCAGCAACTCGGCCAACGGCTCCCAGCCCAGCCGCGCCCGGCCCTTCGTGAGCGCCGCCGTCGAGGGCTGCATGTCTGTCTCCCGGCGACGCCGGTACGCCCGCGCCCACTCCAGCCCACCCAGCAGTTGGTTCCATACCTCGCTGTAACCGCAGTCGAAGTACACGATCATGGCCATCGCGAAGTACGCCATCACCCGCGCGGGCAGCGTACGAGTCCGCTGCTCACGGGCGTCCCACTCGTCAACCGCGACATCCACCATGTCCGGCGGGAACGCCGCGGTCAGCACCCCGATCCCAATCCGGTCCGTCAGCCGGACCCCAGCCACGCCCGCCTTGACCTGCTGACCCGCTCTCGCCACGAAGCGATCATAGTGGGGCATCAGAGCACAAAGTTAGCGGCATTGCAACTGCTCGGATCCCGCACCCCTCCGGGGCTGGATCAGTCGGCCCAGGGCGTACCAGAACTCGTCTCGCCCACAGTCGCAGTGCGTCGCATGTGCGTCGTGACGTGGTAGTGACACCAGAAGAAGCAGCATTGCCGCAGGTAGTGGCTAGTACTGCTCCGCCCCAGGTGGGGCTCTGTAAAACAGTCGCCCCAGGTTCGAACCCATCACCTGCCACCAGCAGGAAAGAGGCCCCTGACCAGCAGTAATGCCGGTTCGGGGCTCTTTTGCTGTGTCCGGCTGTCCACGGTGTTCATCGGCTGGCTACGGCTCGTCGCGGCCAATACGCGGCCAGGTTTTCCCGATCAAGGAAGCGTCTCTGGAACGCCAGCCAGGTCTGATCGTTTTTGGTTAACTTGCTCGGAGCGGCGTGGGAAGGTGGGTTGATGGCAACCTGGTTACAACTGGTAAGCAGCCTGGTTGCTGCGCTCATCGGAGGGGTGATCGCTCCGCAGATCACTCAGTCAAAGGAACGGCGCGCGGCGCGGGCGGTAGTGCGTGAGCGCATAGCTGACGTTGAGTCGCTTCGGTGGCTAGAATATCCGTACACAGACTTCAAGCGTGCGCTGGCGGCGCTGGAGGCGGCTGCTCTCGTTGCTCGTGTCCCGCGGACTGCCGTACAACGCTACGTCCGTGCATCTGAGGCTGCTCGTGGAGCGATGAAGGAAGCCCCAGGCGCGGGACCGCATGGCGAAGACGCAAGCTACCTGCTTTCCGATGCACCTGAGGCTCTCGCTCCTGCGTCAGCCTTGGAGGAACTGAGTGCAGCCCTGTGGCACCCATGGCTTGTCCGTTTGCCATTTGCTAGGCACCGCTTCAAGGCTTCGTAGCCTCCATATGCGACGCATGGCCTCCCCTCCCTGTCCGTGAATGCGCTTGGCGTAGACGCGCATGCTTGTGTGAAGCCGCCGCCGATCGGCTTGTCTGGGCTGGCTGGGGATCAAGTGAGTGACAATCTGGGTGACAACCGCAGCGGACGATCACGGACACCGGCGAACGACGACGGGCACGACCAACAGGCCAAGCCGATGTCTGAGCACCTCAAGAACGATGTTGAGTTCGTTTGGGAGCAAGCAGTCGTCGCCCGTGCTGCCGCCGACTAACCAAACGAGCGGGAGTGAATAGGGGAGACGGGATCATCTCGGCCCACAGGTGTTCGCCGTGCCGGTAACCGCTCCCGGCGAAGCGCCACTGGCCGACCGTCACCGTCTCCCGCTCGGCGGGATCAGGCAGGCCGCGCTGCTCCCGAGCCCGCTCGGCCTGGTGATCGGCCCGCACCTGGCGCAGCGCGCCGAGCGTGGTCGAGTAGTGGCGGCTCTTGGTCGAGAAGTGGCCCCGGTTGCCGAGCATGTGCGCCCACCGCCGCAGCGGCACGAGCCGATACGCCGGATCGTTCGCCAGGACGAAGCAGGTATAGATCATGCGCCGGGCATGCTCGGTGACGTCGAGCCGCGCGACGTCGGCGATCTCCCGGATCGGCCGGTCCACGGTCCCGGCTGACTGGGCCCCCTTTGTCGCGTACTTCGCGATGTAGGCCGCCACCCGTTGATCCGCGATGCCCTCCAATCCCGTCGCAACGTAGATGGGGTCCACGTCCAGTTGCGTTCCCCACCGGCCGACGAACGACGGGTCATCGTCCGGCACGGGAACCGAGACCGCAGCCGCGGTTTCCCGAATCGCCTCCTGGAGCACCGGCAC is a window of Microbispora sp. NBC_01189 DNA encoding:
- a CDS encoding glycoside hydrolase family 18 protein, producing MDVSGAAAKLTHLNYAFGFVGPEGTCYSADPWADWQRPVPAEQSVDGVADADDQPLKGNLGQRRKLKARHPGLKVLISLGGWTGSKYFSDAVLTPASRARLAASCVDLWLKGNLPGLPTGAATGVFDGIDLDWEWPGSAGNDGNVIRAEDRQNFTLFLAELRRQMQAHDRRAELSAFLPAAAAKIDAGFEVKKVVGL
- the tnpC gene encoding IS66 family transposase, with the protein product MSKTPDRRPSYDELASLVVRQMATIEAQRETIAQLEATVERLSARVAELERRQSRNSGNSSLPPSSDTFVRPDKKPPAKSGRKRGRQPGAPGSGLAMVDDPDEVEDHLPAACGGCGKELSTGDSVGYSRRQVRDIPLVTVTVTEHRAHRCRCRGCGRLTSAAMPEKVAGAPSSYGPNLRALAAYLLVFQHLPVERCAQLIADVTGARVSPGWVSSVLAEAAALVADSIKVIRALLTLTHVLHVDETTTRIGARRRWLHVACTATLTLLGLGERSRRGVNSLRVLPEFRGVLVHDSLALYDGYPHARHQLCGAHLVRELTAAAEDHPAQRWPAQIRWALAELNKQAVKARESGLAEIPPERARVYLESFHRGITVGLSLHPRAPGRKQSPARNLLERLRDRTADVLRFADFPGWVPFTNNTGERALRPVKTQVKISGCHQSEDGAAYWLTVRSYLDSARKHGLSAFEAIHRAFTGNLWMPPVALDT
- the tnpC gene encoding IS66 family transposase gives rise to the protein MSKTPDRRPSYDELASLVVRQMATIEAQRQTIAQLEATVERLSARVAELERRQNRNSGNSSLPPSSDTFVRPDKKTPAKSGRRRGRQPGAPGSGLAMVEVPDEVEHHVPAACGGCGKKLSATDSVGYTRRQVRDIPLVTVTVTEHRAHRCRCGGCGAVTSADMPEMVAGAPSSYGPNLRALAAYLLVFQHVPVERCPQLIADVTGARVSPGWVSSVLAEAATLVADSITLIRALLTLTHVLHVDETTTRIGARRRWLHVACTTTLTLLGLGERSRQGANSLGVLPQFRGVLVHDSLSLYNGYPHARHQLCGAHLVRELSAAAEDHPGQRWPAQIRWALAELNKQAIKARDSGLTEIPPERVRIYLQAFHRGNAVGLSLHPRAPGRKQSQARNLLERLRDRAGDVLRFADFPGWVPFTNNTGERALRPVKTQVKISGCHQSEDGAAHWLTVRSYLDSARKHGLSAFEAIHRAFTGNLWMPPVALDA
- a CDS encoding GntR family transcriptional regulator, translating into MIEFRPDQLKWEAVLEEIRRRIRTGEYQVGHPIPGEPRMAEEFGIAKGTARRVINELLKAGDVYTVLGKGTFVADPETGGPPRRDTEDE
- a CDS encoding replication initiator, translating into MSELPPLSPDVLAAAQRAAMPDFARWQEMVRATGGCAQPIRLQGHRITFDAGLEVLDVYRTADEPTGYLLTACGNRRASRCPACSEVYRDDTYHLILSGLRGGKGVPEDVSAHPRVFATFTAPSFGAVHARRQKGDKVLPCRPRRDNTVCEHGRPEGCGVRHADDDPQVGQPICVDCYDYRGAVLWNAHAGELWRRFTQALPATFARHLGVSRAELRRRLRLSYAKVAEYQARGLVHFHAVIRLDGHNGPSDRPPDWATVPVLREAIRAAAAAVSVPVPDDDPLFVGRWGTQLDVDPIYVATSLEGLADQRVAAYIAKYATKGAESAGTVDRPIREVADVARLDVTEHARRMIYTCFALAIDPAYRLVPLRRWAHMLGYRGHFSTKSRHYSTTLGALRQVRADHQAERARERRGLPDPAERETVTVGEWRFAGSGYRHGEHLWAEMIRQRVATARRIARERGESA
- a CDS encoding IS4 family transposase, whose amino-acid sequence is MARAGQQVKAGVAGVRLTDRIGIGVLTAAFPPDMVDVAVDEWDAREQRTRTLPARVMAYFAMAMIVYFDCGYSEVWNQLLGGLEWARAYRRRRETDMQPSTAALTKGRARLGWEPLAELLAMSMTPLTATPEQAPWAYWRGLRTLAIDGFTMNVQATPDNDAEFGRPGNDKSEGAFPQVRVVALAETGTRTLQGAEVGPLADGEQTLARKLWPKLGENDLVVADRLFLSHEDLAAITATGAHAIFRVKAGVDLPILEVLDDGTYRSRIADPDQARRLRRKKTDPAGIPGISVRIIEYSVSADPDDPRPATGDAPESELFCLATTLLDIEQYPLREFPDRYAERWEAETVIGDVETRLRGGPEVVLRSKSPDMVRQEVYALLCVYQAIRHLITTAAERARLDPDRISFTRTAQAVRRHASDEAAFSPR